A portion of the Streptococcus sp. Marseille-Q6470 genome contains these proteins:
- a CDS encoding ABC transporter permease, producing the protein MNPTQRAWAYVSRKRLRSLILFLILFVLLAGISACLTLMKSNKTVENNLYRSLNTSFFIKRMEPDQTFQLSQLDDLKKIKGLEEIFPELETIAKLTDNEVVTGEQSIQRDDLTEAEKNLISLIALKDSSKDVSFTSSAFTLKEGRHLEKGDSKKILIHEDLANKNNLKIGDKISLNPGQVKGNSGQRLDYEIVGIFSGKKQEKFTGLSSDFSENTVYTDFESSQTLLGTKEAQVTVARFYLENPKDMDDIIQEVEKLSLENQGFQVEKENKAFEQIKDSVSTFQTFLQIFLYGIMIAGVGALILVLSLWLRERVYEVGILLALGKGKREIFSQFCLEVIIVSLASILPAFVAGNAITSYLLKTVLASGDQAALQDTLEKATNLTTSLLSFGESYIFLLIISCLSVALCFLFLFRKSPKEILSSIS; encoded by the coding sequence ATGAATCCCACTCAAAGAGCTTGGGCTTACGTCAGCAGAAAACGACTGAGAAGTCTCATATTATTCCTGATTCTATTTGTCTTATTGGCTGGAATATCGGCTTGTTTGACGCTTATGAAGTCCAACAAAACAGTAGAGAATAATCTCTACCGCTCCTTGAATACATCTTTTTTTATTAAAAGAATGGAGCCGGATCAAACCTTTCAGCTGTCTCAACTAGATGACCTTAAAAAAATAAAGGGACTTGAGGAGATTTTCCCAGAGCTAGAAACAATAGCTAAGTTGACTGACAACGAAGTAGTTACTGGAGAACAAAGTATCCAAAGGGATGATCTGACAGAAGCTGAAAAAAATCTTATCAGTTTAATTGCTTTGAAAGATTCTTCCAAGGACGTTTCTTTTACAAGTTCTGCCTTTACCCTTAAAGAAGGAAGGCATTTAGAAAAAGGAGATAGCAAAAAAATCTTAATCCATGAAGATTTAGCAAATAAAAACAATCTAAAGATAGGAGATAAGATTAGCTTAAATCCTGGTCAAGTAAAAGGAAATAGTGGACAAAGGCTAGACTATGAAATCGTAGGTATTTTCTCAGGTAAGAAGCAAGAAAAATTCACTGGTCTTAGCTCAGATTTTAGTGAAAACACGGTCTATACAGACTTCGAAAGTAGCCAAACTCTTCTTGGAACTAAAGAAGCACAAGTTACTGTCGCTCGTTTCTATCTAGAAAATCCCAAAGATATGGATGACATCATTCAAGAGGTTGAAAAGTTATCTCTTGAAAATCAAGGCTTTCAAGTGGAAAAGGAAAATAAGGCCTTTGAACAAATCAAGGATTCAGTTTCGACCTTCCAAACCTTCCTACAAATTTTCCTCTATGGCATTATGATTGCTGGTGTAGGAGCGCTGATCTTGGTCTTGTCACTTTGGTTACGAGAGCGAGTCTACGAGGTTGGTATTTTATTGGCACTAGGGAAGGGAAAAAGAGAAATCTTTAGCCAATTCTGCCTGGAAGTCATCATAGTTTCATTGGCATCTATTCTGCCTGCATTTGTAGCTGGAAATGCCATTACTTCCTATCTCTTGAAGACTGTACTAGCAAGCGGTGACCAAGCTGCACTACAAGATACTCTGGAAAAGGCAACGAATCTTACAACAAGTCTTCTTTCATTTGGTGAATCTTATATTTTCCTACTTATAATTAGTTGCTTGTCAGTTGCACTTTGTTTCCTATTTTTATTTAGAAAATCACCGAAAGAAATTTTATCATCTATTAGTTAA
- a CDS encoding DEAD/DEAH box helicase, whose product MKFNEFNLSADLLAEVDKAGFVEASPIQEQTIPLALEGKDVIGQAQTGTGKTAAFGLPTLEKIRTEEATIQALVIAPTRELAVQSQEELFRFGRSKGVKVRSVYGGSSIEKQIKALKSGAHIVVGTPGRLLDLIKRKALKLQDIETLILDEADEMLNMGFLEDIEAIISRVPENRQTLLFSATMPEAIKRIGVQFMKNPEHVKIAAKELTTELVDQYYIRVKEQEKFDTMTRLMDVEQPELAIVFGRTKRRVDELTRGLKIRGFRAEGIHGDLDQNKRLRVLRDFKNGNLDVLVATDVAARGLDISGVTHVYNYDIPQDPESYVHRIGRTGRAGKSGQSITFVAPNEMGYLQIIENLTKKRMKGLKPASAEEAFQAKKQVALKKIERDFADEAIRGNFEKFAKDARKLAAEFSPEELAMYILSLTVQDPDSLPEVEIAREKPLPFKPSGGGFGGKGKSGRGGRRGDDRRDRDRRGNGRRDDFKKGSRKNDRFDKEKRYRKDNKKPRNTSSEKKTGFVIRNKGDK is encoded by the coding sequence GTGAAATTTAATGAATTTAATCTTTCTGCCGATTTGTTGGCAGAAGTTGATAAAGCAGGATTTGTAGAAGCAAGTCCCATCCAAGAGCAAACCATTCCTTTAGCTCTTGAAGGGAAAGATGTGATCGGACAAGCTCAAACTGGTACAGGGAAAACTGCAGCTTTCGGCTTGCCAACCCTTGAAAAAATTCGTACAGAAGAAGCAACTATCCAAGCTTTGGTCATTGCACCAACTCGTGAATTGGCTGTTCAAAGTCAAGAAGAACTTTTCCGCTTTGGTCGTAGTAAGGGTGTGAAAGTCCGTTCAGTATACGGTGGTTCAAGTATTGAAAAACAAATCAAGGCTCTTAAATCAGGGGCTCATATCGTAGTAGGAACACCAGGTCGTCTCCTTGACTTGATCAAACGCAAGGCCTTGAAATTGCAAGATATTGAAACTCTTATCCTTGATGAAGCGGACGAAATGCTCAACATGGGCTTCCTTGAAGATATTGAAGCCATAATCTCCCGTGTCCCAGAAAATCGTCAAACCTTGCTCTTTTCAGCAACCATGCCTGAAGCCATCAAACGCATCGGTGTTCAGTTCATGAAAAATCCTGAGCACGTCAAGATTGCTGCCAAAGAGTTAACAACAGAACTAGTTGATCAGTACTATATCCGTGTTAAGGAACAAGAAAAATTTGATACCATGACTCGACTCATGGATGTGGAGCAGCCAGAACTTGCAATTGTATTTGGTCGTACCAAACGTCGTGTGGATGAGTTGACTCGTGGTCTTAAAATCCGTGGTTTCCGAGCAGAAGGGATTCATGGAGATTTGGACCAAAACAAACGCCTTCGTGTCCTTCGTGATTTTAAAAATGGCAACCTCGATGTCCTCGTTGCAACAGACGTTGCTGCTCGTGGTTTGGATATCTCAGGTGTGACCCATGTCTACAACTATGATATTCCTCAAGACCCTGAGAGTTATGTTCATCGTATCGGTCGTACAGGGCGTGCAGGTAAGTCAGGTCAGTCCATTACTTTCGTAGCACCAAATGAGATGGGCTATCTCCAAATCATCGAGAACTTGACTAAGAAACGCATGAAAGGTCTCAAACCTGCAAGTGCAGAAGAAGCCTTCCAAGCTAAGAAACAAGTTGCACTGAAGAAAATTGAACGTGATTTTGCTGATGAAGCCATTCGTGGAAACTTCGAGAAATTCGCAAAAGACGCTCGTAAACTTGCTGCAGAATTCAGCCCAGAAGAACTGGCTATGTACATCCTTAGCTTAACAGTACAGGATCCAGATAGTCTTCCAGAAGTTGAAATTGCGCGCGAGAAACCATTGCCATTTAAACCATCCGGTGGTGGATTTGGCGGAAAAGGCAAGTCTGGTCGTGGTGGCCGTCGTGGGGATGATCGCCGAGATCGTGATCGTCGTGGCAATGGTCGTCGTGATGATTTCAAAAAGGGCAGTCGGAAAAACGACCGCTTTGATAAAGAGAAGCGTTACCGTAAGGACAATAAAAAACCACGCAATACTTCAAGCGAGAAGAAAACAGGCTTTGTGATTCGTAACAAAGGAGATAAATAA
- the vex3 gene encoding ABC transporter permease subunit Vex3 → MLHNAFAYVTRKFFKSLVIFLIILLMASLSLVGLSIKGATAKASQETFKNITNSFSMQINRRVNQGTPRGAGNIKGEDIKKITENKAIESYIKRINAIGDLTGYELIETPETKKNLTPDRAQRFGSSLMITGVNDSSKEDKFVSGSYKLVEGEHLKNDDKYQILMHKDLAEKHGWKVGDKVKLNSNIYDADNEKGAKETVEVTIKGLFDGHNKSAVTYSQELYENTAITDIHTAAQLYGYTEDTAIYGDATFFVAGDKNLDTVMQEIGSINGINWKMYSLIKSSSNYPALEQSISGMYKMANLLFWGSLSFSVLLLALLLTLWINARRKEVGILLSIGLKQASILGQFITEAVMIAIPALISAYFLANYTARAIGNTVLANVTSDVAKQASKAAQASNLGGGAEVDGFSKTLSSLDISIQPSDFAIIFVLGLVLVVLVMALASSNLLFKQPKELLLDSE, encoded by the coding sequence ATGTTACACAACGCATTTGCCTATGTCACAAGAAAATTCTTTAAGTCGCTTGTGATCTTTCTCATCATTCTCTTGATGGCTAGTTTGAGTTTGGTCGGCTTGTCTATCAAGGGTGCGACAGCCAAGGCTTCTCAAGAAACCTTTAAGAATATCACCAATAGTTTCTCCATGCAAATCAACCGCAGGGTCAACCAAGGAACTCCACGTGGTGCAGGGAATATCAAGGGTGAAGATATTAAAAAAATTACTGAAAATAAGGCCATCGAATCTTACATCAAACGTATCAATGCTATCGGTGATTTAACAGGCTACGAATTGATTGAGACACCTGAAACCAAGAAAAATCTAACGCCAGATCGAGCTCAACGTTTTGGAAGTAGCTTGATGATAACAGGTGTCAATGACTCTTCTAAAGAAGACAAGTTTGTATCAGGCTCTTATAAACTGGTTGAAGGTGAGCATTTAAAAAATGACGACAAGTACCAAATTCTCATGCATAAAGATTTGGCAGAAAAGCATGGATGGAAGGTAGGAGACAAGGTCAAACTTAACTCCAATATCTACGATGCGGATAATGAAAAAGGAGCCAAAGAAACAGTAGAAGTCACTATCAAAGGACTTTTTGATGGACATAACAAATCTGCTGTGACCTATTCACAGGAACTATATGAAAATACAGCAATCACAGATATTCACACAGCTGCCCAACTCTATGGATATACAGAAGATACAGCTATCTATGGAGATGCTACCTTCTTTGTAGCTGGGGATAAGAACCTCGATACGGTCATGCAAGAAATAGGATCCATCAACGGTATCAACTGGAAGATGTATAGCTTAATCAAGAGTTCATCAAACTATCCTGCTCTTGAACAATCTATCTCAGGCATGTACAAGATGGCTAATCTCCTCTTCTGGGGTAGCTTGAGCTTCTCGGTTCTCCTGCTTGCTCTCTTACTCACGCTATGGATTAATGCCCGTCGTAAAGAGGTTGGCATTCTCCTTTCAATTGGTCTAAAACAAGCAAGTATTCTAGGACAATTTATCACAGAAGCAGTTATGATTGCTATTCCAGCTCTCATTTCAGCCTACTTCCTAGCCAACTATACAGCTCGTGCTATTGGAAATACAGTTCTTGCAAATGTCACATCAGATGTGGCTAAGCAGGCTAGTAAGGCAGCCCAAGCCTCTAATCTTGGTGGTGGTGCAGAAGTTGACGGCTTTAGTAAGACTCTTTCAAGTTTGGATATTTCCATTCAACCTTCTGACTTTGCTATCATCTTTGTACTTGGCTTAGTTCTTGTAGTATTAGTTATGGCACTTGCTTCAAGCAATCTCCTCTTTAAACAACCAAAAGAACTCTTGTTGGATAGTGAATAA
- a CDS encoding alpha/beta hydrolase, with the protein MKKLKKWSLGFLSFILLFLGTTFIFHRISLEKEQASLTPVGQQVLVNGHQMNVYVEGDGPETIVILSGAGIASPILDFKNVSDSLSKKYKVVIVERAGYGYSDDSNQSRDVMEVLSETRQALSQANITGPFIILSHSMASLESLAWQEKYPNEVKALVGLDWALPSSYEDLKDNQALLTVAYWSSKIGLLRYFPESFYIKNPTLTENERQQYKLLAYKQLISQAMLHESHLVKENAKKVPSSINPKIPTLLLVSNGQDTSFSQYEWKRYAEKFASEQSNVKVIYMDAPHELYHYQSHEIVSRIEEFLENN; encoded by the coding sequence ATGAAAAAACTGAAAAAATGGAGTCTTGGCTTTCTTAGTTTTATTCTTTTGTTTTTAGGGACAACATTTATCTTTCACCGTATCAGTTTAGAAAAGGAACAAGCCTCGCTAACACCTGTGGGACAACAAGTTCTTGTCAATGGACACCAAATGAATGTTTACGTTGAGGGGGATGGTCCTGAAACTATAGTAATTCTCTCAGGTGCTGGAATTGCTTCTCCAATCTTGGACTTTAAGAATGTGTCGGATTCCTTATCAAAAAAATATAAGGTAGTCATCGTGGAGCGAGCTGGCTATGGTTATAGTGATGATAGCAATCAATCAAGAGATGTGATGGAGGTTTTGTCTGAGACACGTCAAGCTCTATCACAAGCAAATATAACAGGACCTTTTATCATTCTGTCTCATTCAATGGCTAGTCTTGAGAGTCTGGCTTGGCAGGAGAAGTATCCTAATGAAGTGAAAGCCTTGGTTGGTCTAGATTGGGCATTGCCATCAAGTTATGAGGATTTAAAGGATAATCAGGCCTTGCTTACTGTGGCTTATTGGAGCAGTAAGATTGGCTTATTACGCTATTTCCCTGAGTCCTTTTATATAAAAAATCCAACTCTGACCGAAAATGAACGACAACAATATAAATTACTAGCCTATAAGCAGTTAATCTCACAAGCCATGCTTCATGAATCCCATTTGGTAAAGGAAAATGCCAAGAAAGTTCCTTCTAGCATCAATCCTAAAATTCCTACCTTACTACTGGTTTCTAACGGTCAAGATACAAGCTTTAGTCAATATGAATGGAAGCGCTACGCAGAGAAGTTTGCTAGTGAACAGTCTAATGTGAAAGTCATCTATATGGATGCGCCTCACGAACTTTATCATTATCAAAGTCATGAAATAGTTTCTCGAATTGAAGAATTTTTAGAGAATAATTGA
- the codY gene encoding GTP-sensing pleiotropic transcriptional regulator CodY, producing the protein MAHLLEKTRKITSMLKRSEEQLQDELPYNAITRQLADIIDCNACIVNSKGRLLGYFMRYKTNNDRVEQFFQSKTFPEDYVQGANMIYDTEANLPVEHDLTIFPTESRSDFPDGLTTIAPIHVSGIRLGSLIIWRNDKKFEDEDLILVEIASTVVGIQLLNFQREEDEKNIRRRTAVTMAVNTLSYSELRAVSAILAELNGNEGQLTASVIADRIGITRSVIVNALRKLESAGIIESRSLGMKGTYLKVLIPDIFEEVKKRNY; encoded by the coding sequence ATGGCACATTTATTAGAAAAAACAAGAAAAATCACATCAATGTTAAAGCGTTCGGAGGAGCAATTACAAGATGAGCTTCCTTATAATGCCATTACACGTCAATTAGCAGATATTATTGACTGTAACGCTTGTATTGTGAATAGCAAGGGTCGTTTGTTGGGCTACTTTATGCGCTACAAAACTAATAATGACCGAGTTGAGCAATTCTTCCAATCAAAGACTTTCCCAGAAGATTATGTGCAAGGTGCGAACATGATCTACGATACGGAGGCCAATCTTCCAGTAGAGCATGATTTGACAATTTTCCCAACTGAGAGTCGTTCTGATTTCCCAGATGGTTTGACAACAATTGCTCCAATCCATGTCTCAGGGATTCGCTTGGGTTCATTGATTATATGGCGTAATGATAAAAAGTTTGAAGATGAAGATTTAATTCTTGTTGAAATTGCCAGCACAGTAGTAGGAATTCAACTCTTGAACTTCCAACGTGAGGAAGATGAGAAAAATATTCGTCGTCGTACGGCTGTAACTATGGCGGTTAATACCCTTTCGTACTCTGAACTTAGAGCAGTATCGGCTATTTTAGCTGAATTAAATGGTAATGAAGGTCAATTAACAGCTTCAGTCATTGCAGACCGTATTGGTATCACTCGCTCTGTAATTGTGAATGCCCTTCGTAAACTTGAATCTGCAGGGATTATTGAAAGTCGTTCTCTTGGTATGAAAGGAACTTATCTCAAAGTTCTAATCCCAGATATTTTTGAAGAAGTGAAAAAGAGGAACTATTAA
- the vex2 gene encoding ABC transporter ATP-binding subunit Vex2 has protein sequence MTLLQLQDLTYRYKNTAEAVLYKINYDFEPGKFYSIIGESGAGKSTLLSLLAGLDSPVEGAIKFEGKDIREQGYSYHRMHHISLVFQNYNLIDYLSPLENIRLVNKKASKDTLLELGLDDSQIKRNVLQLSGGQQQRVAIARSLVSEAPVILADEPTGNLDPKTAGDIIELLKSLAEKTGKCVIVVTHSKEVAQASDITLELKDKKLTETRKKSN, from the coding sequence ATGACTTTACTACAATTACAAGATCTTACTTATCGTTACAAGAACACTGCAGAAGCAGTATTATATAAAATCAATTACGATTTTGAACCTGGTAAGTTTTATAGTATTATCGGAGAATCAGGAGCTGGGAAATCTACCCTCTTATCACTATTAGCAGGACTTGATAGCCCAGTAGAAGGTGCAATTAAGTTTGAGGGTAAGGACATTCGTGAACAAGGTTATTCTTATCACCGTATGCACCATATCTCGCTAGTTTTCCAAAACTATAACTTGATTGATTATCTTTCTCCATTAGAAAATATCCGCTTGGTTAATAAGAAGGCTAGCAAGGATACGCTTCTTGAACTTGGTTTAGATGACAGTCAAATCAAGCGGAATGTTCTCCAATTATCAGGTGGGCAGCAACAACGTGTTGCCATTGCTCGTAGCCTTGTATCTGAAGCACCAGTGATTTTAGCGGATGAACCAACCGGAAACCTAGATCCTAAGACAGCTGGGGATATCATCGAACTCCTCAAATCTCTTGCTGAGAAAACAGGCAAGTGTGTGATCGTTGTGACCCACAGTAAGGAAGTAGCACAGGCGTCAGATATTACACTGGAATTGAAGGATAAAAAGCTGACTGAAACAAGAAAAAAAAGTAACTAA
- the vncS gene encoding sensor histidine kinase VncS: MRRSGLFKKIFIYTFSVFSTLVICLHLAIYFLFPPTYLSHRQESIGQKATEIAQSLQGKDSQAIQEVLELYSKSSDIKGAVKGEMTQDKLEVNDNLPVDKQRQTASLVIEEREVQTKDGQTMTLQFLASMDLQKEAEDISLQFLPYTLLASFIISLLIAFIYARTIVAPILDIKRVTRRMMDLDAEVRLRVDSKDEIGDLKEQINSLYQHLLTVIADLHEKNEAILQLEKMKVEFLRGASHELKTPLASLKILLENMKANIGRYKDRDHYLGVSLGIVDDLSHHVQQILSLSSVQELRDKKEEINLLEMTDFLLKDYDLLAKEREISVVNQLTDQQTYLNPSVLKLILSNLISNAVKHSVQGGYLKIGTEDGWVFIENACTPEEQDKFEQSFTVSSRQSKGAGLGLFVVKSLLENEEIDYRFERYEDHLAFYMNLPKDL; the protein is encoded by the coding sequence ATGAGACGTTCAGGTTTATTTAAAAAAATTTTTATCTATACCTTCTCGGTATTTTCTACCTTGGTCATTTGTTTGCATTTGGCCATCTATTTCCTCTTTCCTCCGACCTATCTCAGTCACCGTCAGGAGAGCATAGGGCAAAAGGCTACAGAAATTGCCCAGTCTCTCCAAGGCAAAGATAGTCAAGCTATTCAGGAAGTCCTTGAACTTTATTCTAAAAGCAGTGATATTAAGGGAGCTGTTAAGGGAGAGATGACTCAGGATAAGTTGGAAGTCAATGATAATCTTCCCGTTGATAAACAACGACAAACGGCCTCCTTGGTTATTGAGGAAAGAGAAGTTCAAACTAAGGATGGTCAGACGATGACCTTGCAGTTTTTAGCTTCTATGGATTTGCAGAAAGAAGCAGAAGACATCAGTCTGCAATTTTTGCCTTATACTTTATTAGCGTCTTTCATCATTTCGCTCCTCATCGCCTTTATCTATGCTAGAACCATTGTTGCTCCTATTTTGGATATCAAACGAGTGACTCGACGGATGATGGATTTGGATGCAGAAGTGAGGTTGCGCGTGGATTCTAAGGATGAAATTGGCGATCTTAAAGAACAAATCAATAGCCTTTATCAGCATCTCTTGACGGTGATTGCAGATTTGCATGAGAAGAACGAGGCCATTCTCCAGCTGGAAAAGATGAAGGTTGAGTTTTTACGAGGAGCTTCCCACGAACTGAAAACACCTCTAGCTAGTCTAAAGATTCTTCTGGAGAATATGAAAGCCAATATTGGACGCTATAAAGATCGTGACCATTATCTGGGAGTTTCTTTGGGTATTGTGGATGATTTGAGTCACCACGTTCAGCAAATCTTATCCCTTTCTTCAGTGCAAGAATTGCGAGATAAGAAGGAAGAAATCAACCTTCTTGAAATGACAGATTTTCTCTTAAAGGATTATGATTTATTAGCCAAAGAGAGGGAAATCTCAGTTGTGAATCAACTGACTGACCAACAAACTTATCTAAATCCTTCGGTACTAAAGCTGATTCTTTCCAATCTTATCAGTAATGCTGTGAAACACTCTGTTCAAGGAGGCTATCTAAAAATTGGGACAGAAGATGGCTGGGTTTTCATTGAGAACGCCTGTACACCTGAGGAGCAAGATAAGTTTGAACAATCCTTTACGGTTTCTAGTCGACAAAGTAAGGGAGCTGGCTTGGGACTATTCGTAGTTAAAAGTTTATTGGAAAACGAAGAAATTGACTATCGATTTGAACGCTATGAAGACCACTTAGCCTTTTATATGAACCTACCTAAAGACCTATAA
- the vncR gene encoding response regulator transcription factor VncR: MKILIVEDEDMIREGISDYLTDCGYETIQAADGLEALEQFSNHQVALVLLDIQMPKLNGLEVLSEIRKSSQVPVLMLTAFQDEEYKMSAFAALADGYLEKPFSLSLLKVRVDAIFKRYYDTGRIFTYGDTQVDFDSYSAKVAGQEVAVNAKELEILDYLVKNEGRALTRSQIIDAVWKMTDEVPFDRVIDVYIKELRKKLDLDCILTVRNVGYKLERK, translated from the coding sequence ATGAAAATTCTAATTGTAGAAGATGAAGACATGATCCGCGAGGGAATTAGTGACTATTTGACGGATTGTGGCTATGAAACCATTCAGGCAGCAGATGGCCTTGAGGCCTTAGAACAATTTTCCAATCACCAAGTTGCCTTGGTTCTCTTAGATATTCAAATGCCGAAACTCAATGGTTTAGAGGTTTTGTCAGAAATTCGAAAAAGTAGCCAAGTTCCGGTCTTGATGTTGACAGCCTTTCAGGATGAGGAGTATAAGATGAGTGCCTTTGCTGCATTAGCAGATGGTTATTTGGAAAAGCCTTTTTCTCTATCTTTGTTAAAAGTACGAGTGGATGCTATTTTCAAACGTTATTATGATACTGGTCGTATATTTACCTATGGGGATACTCAGGTAGACTTTGACAGTTATAGCGCTAAAGTAGCTGGTCAAGAAGTTGCAGTGAATGCAAAAGAACTGGAAATTTTAGACTATCTGGTTAAAAATGAAGGTCGAGCCTTAACACGGTCGCAGATTATCGATGCTGTATGGAAGATGACAGATGAGGTTCCTTTTGACAGAGTGATTGATGTCTATATCAAGGAACTACGGAAAAAATTGGATTTAGACTGTATTCTTACCGTGCGCAATGTTGGTTATAAATTGGAGAGAAAATGA
- a CDS encoding isochorismatase family cysteine hydrolase: protein MAKALISIDYTEDFVADHGKLTAGAPAQAISDDIYAVTQKAFERGDYIFFTIDAHEENDVFHPESKLFPPHNIIGTSGRNLYGKLADFYQEHADDSRVFWMDKRHYSAFSGTDLDIRLRERKVDTVILTGVLTDICVLHTAIDAYNLGYQIEVVKPAVASIWPENHAFALGHFKNTLGAKLVDENLLEITE from the coding sequence ATGGCTAAGGCACTAATTTCTATTGATTATACAGAAGATTTTGTAGCGGATCATGGGAAACTGACTGCGGGTGCTCCAGCTCAAGCAATATCTGATGATATATATGCGGTGACCCAAAAGGCTTTTGAACGTGGAGATTATATCTTTTTTACAATTGATGCCCATGAAGAAAATGATGTTTTTCATCCTGAAAGTAAACTCTTCCCGCCACATAACATTATTGGGACTAGTGGACGAAATTTGTATGGCAAGTTAGCCGACTTCTATCAGGAACATGCTGATGATAGTCGTGTTTTCTGGATGGACAAGCGTCACTATTCAGCATTTTCTGGGACAGATTTGGATATCCGTCTCAGAGAGCGTAAAGTGGATACTGTCATTTTGACGGGAGTTCTTACAGATATTTGTGTCTTGCATACAGCCATTGATGCTTATAATCTTGGTTATCAGATAGAAGTTGTGAAACCGGCAGTAGCATCCATTTGGCCTGAGAATCATGCCTTTGCACTTGGACATTTTAAGAATACACTTGGTGCGAAATTGGTTGATGAAAATTTGCTTGAAATTACAGAATAA
- a CDS encoding histidine phosphatase family protein encodes MNNSYILLRHAHSRFSSDDFNRTLSEKGFSSLDQLEFLNSFNIDYYFSSPYKRAFETINSSPIQFDKIVLDNRLRERKLSSTFIKDSEFEDSIKYLWQNPSESLSEGESNQGALARVLNFLMELEERYSEKTILLSSHGNLIGILLHHFDSSFDYEKWEQMTFPDCFLIDRNGIVKRIMKD; translated from the coding sequence ATGAATAATTCTTATATTTTACTTAGACATGCTCATTCAAGATTTTCAAGTGATGATTTTAATAGAACTTTGTCAGAAAAAGGATTTTCATCTCTTGATCAGTTAGAGTTTTTGAATTCTTTTAATATTGATTATTATTTTTCTAGTCCTTATAAACGAGCATTTGAAACGATTAATAGCTCGCCAATTCAATTTGATAAAATAGTTCTTGATAATCGGTTACGAGAGCGAAAATTATCTTCAACCTTTATAAAAGATTCTGAGTTTGAAGACAGTATTAAATATTTATGGCAAAATCCCAGTGAATCTCTTTCAGAAGGGGAATCAAATCAAGGTGCACTAGCTAGAGTACTAAATTTTTTAATGGAATTGGAAGAGAGATACTCAGAAAAAACGATTTTACTTAGTTCACACGGGAATTTGATAGGAATACTACTACATCATTTTGATTCCAGTTTTGATTATGAAAAGTGGGAGCAGATGACCTTTCCAGATTGTTTTCTAATTGATAGAAATGGGATTGTGAAAAGAATTATGAAAGATTAG
- a CDS encoding class II fructose-bisphosphate aldolase produces the protein MAIVSAEKFVQAARDNGYAVGGFNTNNLEWTQAILRAAEAKKAPVLIQTSMGAAKYMGGYKVARNLIANLVESMGITVPVAIHLDHGHYEDALECIQVGYTSVMFDGSHLPVEENLEKARKVVEFAHANGVSVEAEVGTIGGEEDGIIGDGELAPIEDAKAMVATGIDFLAAGIGNIHGPYPANWKGLHLDHLQKLTEAVPGFPIVLHGGSGIPDDQIQAAIKLGVAKVNVNTECQIAFANATRKFARDYEANEAEYDKKKLFDPRKFLADGVKAIQASVEERIDVFGSEGKA, from the coding sequence ATGGCAATCGTTTCAGCAGAAAAATTTGTCCAAGCAGCTCGTGACAACGGTTATGCAGTTGGTGGATTTAACACAAACAACCTTGAGTGGACTCAAGCTATCTTGCGCGCAGCAGAAGCTAAAAAAGCTCCAGTTTTGATCCAAACTTCAATGGGTGCTGCTAAATACATGGGTGGTTACAAAGTTGCTCGCAACTTGATCGCTAACCTTGTAGAATCAATGGGTATCACTGTACCAGTAGCTATCCACCTTGACCACGGTCACTACGAAGATGCACTTGAGTGTATTCAAGTTGGTTATACTTCAGTAATGTTTGACGGTTCACACCTTCCAGTTGAAGAAAACCTTGAAAAAGCTCGTAAAGTTGTAGAATTTGCTCACGCAAATGGTGTATCAGTAGAAGCTGAAGTTGGAACTATCGGTGGTGAAGAAGACGGAATCATCGGTGATGGCGAATTGGCTCCAATCGAAGACGCTAAAGCAATGGTTGCAACTGGTATCGACTTCTTGGCAGCTGGTATCGGTAACATCCACGGTCCTTACCCTGCAAACTGGAAAGGTCTTCACCTTGACCACTTGCAAAAATTGACTGAAGCTGTACCAGGATTCCCAATCGTATTGCACGGTGGATCAGGTATTCCTGATGACCAAATCCAAGCAGCTATCAAACTTGGTGTTGCTAAAGTTAACGTTAACACTGAATGCCAAATCGCATTCGCTAACGCAACTCGTAAATTTGCTCGTGACTACGAAGCAAACGAAGCAGAATACGACAAGAAAAAACTCTTCGACCCACGTAAATTCTTGGCTGACGGTGTAAAAGCTATCCAAGCATCAGTTGAAGAACGTATCGACGTATTCGGTTCAGAAGGTAAAGCTTAA